The Ailuropoda melanoleuca isolate Jingjing chromosome 9, ASM200744v2, whole genome shotgun sequence genome includes a region encoding these proteins:
- the LOC105234653 gene encoding uncharacterized protein LOC105234653 isoform X1, which produces MQTWQLSDYTFPLRPGPQSLLAVDTPCLGWQGVLASVSSQVQWPRQAHRRPTGLAFPSLDAWPLSRFAGKVWSLVGMLRTSDHEDGGPECVRIDDDSLILHSLEKLNKMSENSLPSFSSKLRSGTLSPPGQVWWPHQAHRRPAGLGLPVIGCAEVGGVPEKCGPGWARCGRWITKTMRWPRQDRRRPARLALPVLGRVEVGQARKKCGPRWHAANLGS; this is translated from the exons ATGCAGACCTGGCAGCTGAGTGACTACACGTTTCCTCTGAGGCCGGGCCCCCAAAGCCTGCTGGCCGTGGACACGCCTTGCCTTGGGTGGCAAGGGGTGCTTGCTTCAGTCAG TTCTCAGGTGCAGTGGCCACGACAGGCTCATCGTCGGCCCACAGGACTAGCCTTTCCATCCTTGGATGCATGGCCGTTGTCCAGGTTCGCGGGAAAAGTGTGGTCCCTGGTGGGCATGCTGCGGACGTCCGATCACGAAGACG GCGGCCCAGAATGTGTTCGGATCGATGATGACTCCCTCATTCTGCATTCCTtggaaaagctgaacaaaatgaGTGAGAACTCCCTACCGTCGTTCTCATCGAAACTGAGGTCCGGCACGTTGTCTCCCCCAGGGCAG GTGTGGTGGCCACACCAGGCTCACCGTCGGCCTGCAGGACTAGGCCTTCCTGTCATTGGATGTGCGGAGGTTGGCGGGGTCCCGGAGAAGTGTGGTCCCGGGTGGGCACGCTGCGGACGTTGGATCACGAAGACG ATGCGGTGGCCACGCCAGGATCGCCGTCGGCCCGCAAGACTAGCCCTTCCTGTCCTTGGACGCGTGGAGGTTGGCCAGGCCCGGAAGAAGTGTGGACCCAGGTGGCACGCTGCAAACCTCGGATCGTAA
- the LOC105234653 gene encoding uncharacterized protein LOC105234653 isoform X2, translating into MQTWQLSDYTFPLRPGPQSLLAVDTPCLGWQGVLASVSSQVQWPRQAHRRPTGLAFPSLDAWPLSRFAGKVWSLVGMLRTSDHEDGVVATPGSPSACRTRPSCHWMCGGWRGPGEVWSRVGTLRTLDHEDDAVATPGSPSARKTSPSCPWTRGGWPGPEEVWTQVARCKPRIVKMFARRPRMCSDR; encoded by the exons ATGCAGACCTGGCAGCTGAGTGACTACACGTTTCCTCTGAGGCCGGGCCCCCAAAGCCTGCTGGCCGTGGACACGCCTTGCCTTGGGTGGCAAGGGGTGCTTGCTTCAGTCAG TTCTCAGGTGCAGTGGCCACGACAGGCTCATCGTCGGCCCACAGGACTAGCCTTTCCATCCTTGGATGCATGGCCGTTGTCCAGGTTCGCGGGAAAAGTGTGGTCCCTGGTGGGCATGCTGCGGACGTCCGATCACGAAGACG GTGTGGTGGCCACACCAGGCTCACCGTCGGCCTGCAGGACTAGGCCTTCCTGTCATTGGATGTGCGGAGGTTGGCGGGGTCCCGGAGAAGTGTGGTCCCGGGTGGGCACGCTGCGGACGTTGGATCACGAAGACG ATGCGGTGGCCACGCCAGGATCGCCGTCGGCCCGCAAGACTAGCCCTTCCTGTCCTTGGACGCGTGGAGGTTGGCCAGGCCCGGAAGAAGTGTGGACCCAGGTGGCACGCTGCAAACCTCGGATCGTAAAGATG TTTGCCAGGCGGCCCAGAATGTGCTCGGATCGATGA